In Aspergillus nidulans FGSC A4 chromosome IV, a single window of DNA contains:
- a CDS encoding putative C6 transcription factor (transcript_id=CADANIAT00000265), giving the protein MTNRDPDFRHQLGRFRLQVDPPPSSQLPLPTSSSTPATSLHSPSTQSTAAPPPSLPHRLTSRPKRVSTACDFCRKRKKKCDFRYPNCSACTRAGVRCTIAPPGPQITNSVPRDQLERLQDRVQWLEEIVRRKTGVAVADRPTGSALDEDGDSNSWHQLPAILIKVDPSSPQDASTVGGSTSGLDSGASPASNDPSAVGTELPNVGEIFRDKLEHRRPSIARPVVSASPLHFLRLASLEEAERVAGQYFDSMGYQYPFLHRVEFFDNLRRIYAGEILSPEVHHSYHITIGISLLIGSAEDAETRAMEFYRANLTALRALLSLALYTLFATTGPSIWHVLGTALRLTTSLGLHKARHPTNLHDDEMTKRAFWSLYNLDRLIASTLGRPLGIADEDITLSLPRELNDDGTETPGASSMTIPIQVIKLRRIFSRIYRYPLLKSLMPTVYSTNQPPPTPTELSINLRHFRQELDEWRSTSPVYPPALLYSTSYFDYLHATTLLLLYRPSPRNPTPDQTSIISCGNASVAVIRSYWESYCAGKLKWIWLTLSQLYFAGITILWCLNRNFHSVNEGLGPVWEPDELMMRRAIQAVVVILEAFGKRRAGVDKLAETFRTQSTTIFSHLAYQRQQQQAMVPPPVPQPQPVVNPVYMAPPVPLAPVLDDVLLVDASRTMPVMDPQMAEQLFYSYDWFQEEMATYYTL; this is encoded by the exons ATGACGAACCGTGACCCCGATTTCCGCCATCAACTGGGCAGGTTCCGTCTCCAAGTCGATCCCCCTCCATCCTCGCAGCTGCCCCTCCCGACCTCGTCCTCAACGCCCGCGACTTCGCTTCACTCGCCGTCAACACAGTCGACGGCCGCTCCCCCTCCGTCTCTACCGCACCGTCTCACATCGCGTCCCAAGCGCGTCTCAACTGCCTGTGATTTCTGCCGCaaacggaagaagaaatgtgACTTTCGCTATCCTAATTGCTCCGCCTGTACTCGAGCCGGTGTGCGTTGCACCATCGCGCCGCCCGGCCCGCAAATCACAAACTCCGTTCCTCGCGACCAGCTCGAGCGGCTTCAGGACCGTGTACAATGGCTAGAAGAGATTGTCCGGCGCAAGACTGGTGTTGCCGTCGCGGACAGACCAACTGGCAGCGCGTTGGACGAGGATGGCGACTCGAATTCCTGGCACCAGCTGCCTGCCATCTTGATTAAGGTTGATCCTAGCAGTCCGCAAGACGCTTCCACAGTGGGAGGATCTACAAGCGGTCTCGATTCAGGCGCGAGTCCAGCGTCAAACGATCCGTCGGCTGTGGGAACTGAGCTTCCCAATGTTGGTGAGATCTTTCGCGACAAACTCGAACACCGTCGCCCTTCCATAGCCCGACCCGTCGTTTCCGCTTCCCCATTGCATTTTCTCCGACTGGCATCGTTAGAAGAAGCCGAGCGAGTGGCTGGGCAGTATTTTGATAGCATGGGGTATCAATATCCATTTCTCCACCGTGTCGAGTTTTTCGACAATCTTCGACGGATCTATGCTGGCGAAATCCTCAGCCCGGAGGTACACCACAGCTATCACATCACCATCGGCATTTCCCTGCTTATCGGGTCtgcggaggatgctgagacGAGGGCTATGGAGTTTTATCGCGCAA ATCTTACGGCGCTCCGCGCACTGCTCAGCCTGGCTCTTTATACCCTGTTCGCGACCACCGGTCCCAGCATCTGGCACGTTCTGGGCACCGCTCTACGACTTACTACCAGCTTAGGTTTGCACAAAGCACGGCACCCCACCAATTTACACGATGACGAAATGACTAAGCGCGCCTTTTGGAGTCTTTACAACCTGGATCGACTGATCGCAAGCACATTAGGCAGGCCACTGGGGATTGCTGACGAGGATATCACGTTATCCCTACCACGAGAGTTAAATGACGACGGAACCGAAACGCCAGGAGCCAGCTCCATGACCATTCCAATACAGGTCATTAAGCTGCGCCGCATCTTCTCCCGAATCTATCGTTATC CCTTACTAAAGAGTCTAATGCCCACAGTATACAGCACAAACCAGCCCCCACCAACCCCCACCGAACTCTCCATCAACCTGCGACACTTCCGCCAAGAACTTGATGAATGGCGCAGCACCAGCCCTGTCTACCCGCCAGCCCTTCTCTACTCAACTAGTTACTTCGACTATCTGCATGCCACaacccttcttctcctctacCGCCCCAGCCCACGCAACCCAACCCCGGACCAAACGAGCATCATCAGCTGCGGCAACGCTAGCGTTGCCGTGATCCGCTCCTACTGGGAAAGTTACTGTGCCGGTAAACTGAAATGGATTTGGCTCACGCTCAGTCAGCTCTATTTCGCTGGCATAACGATCCTCTGGTGCTTGAATCGAAACTTTCACAGCGTGAACGAGGGGCTCGGACCCGTTTGGGAGCCAGACGAGTTGATGATGCGAAGGGCGATCCAGGCCGTCGTTGTTATCCTCGAAGCTTTCGGAAAACGTAGAGCTGGAGTTGATAAACTGGCTGAGACGTTCCGCACGCAAAGTACCACTATCTTCAGCCATTTGGCTtatcagcggcagcagcagcaggctaTGGTACCTCCGCCGGTACCTCAACCGCAGCCGGTGGTAAATCCAGTGTATATGGCGCCGCCAGTTCCGCTGGCTCCGGTTCTGGACGATGTGTTGTTGGTTGATGCCTCTAGGACAATGCCCG